One window from the genome of Bufo bufo chromosome 4, aBufBuf1.1, whole genome shotgun sequence encodes:
- the LOC120997690 gene encoding erythroferrone-like isoform X2 encodes MNADSKPVPLRCVLMTISMGVLLILLSACPACTHKNRGSKFEDASITVLPSVGIPVLTPPEQIDTTVEKLLRKGTGAQATKYSPKNSWLFFLKHSDRDAKNKKKGHEDSLRNHHSGPIGPPAPSRHHSHSINHVSRQKKLSQFLQLMSDVLLKQKDGEQSLAPVTIPTVLPTKVHAAFTCKTIGDIQVESGEMKELQNYQRHLLEGSFYRGAGLNSTSGRYTAPVTGLYAFFARLQIDFQKPAQHWDTPGFLCVQLCILSLCQEKLSLQQIGAFTSSEVAATITLNGVLYIQIRNLCKMDMVVYMRPYAAFPNRRSF; translated from the exons ATGAATGCAGACAGCAAGCCTGTTCCCCTGCGCTGTGTGCTCATGACTATTAGTATGGGGGTCCTTCTGATTCTTCTCAGCGCCTGTCCTGCTTGTACCCATAAGAACAGAGGATCTAAATTTGAG gaTGCCTCCATCACAGTTCTACCCTCAGTCGGGATACCTGTACTTACACCCCCAGAACAGATTGACACCACAGTAGAGAAGTTACTGAGGAAAGGGACAGGAGCACAAGCTACCAAATATTCCCCCAAGAACTCCTGGCTCTTTTTTCTCAAGCACTCTGACCGTGACgcaaaaaacaagaaaaagggACATGAGGACTCTCTGCGA AATCATCACTCGGGACCGATTGGCCCTCCAGCGCCTTCAAGACATCATAGTCATTCCATCAATCATGTCTCCAGGCAGAAGAAACTTTCGCAATTCCTGCAGCTCATGAGCG ATGTTCTCCTGAAACAGAAGGATGGCGAACAGTCTCTAGCTCCTGTAACTATTCCAACTGTGCTCCCTACAAAAGTGCATGCAGCCTTTACCTGTAAGACTATCGGAGATATCCAAGTGGAATCTGGAGAGATGAAGGAACTTCAGAATTACCAACGG CATCTTCTGGAGGGATCCTTTTACAGAGGAGCCGGCCTGAATTCAACCAGCGGTCGATATACCGCTCCAGTCACAGGTCTATATGCCTTCTTTGCAAGACTCCAGATTG ATTTTCAGAAACCGGCTCAGCACTGGGATACCCCGGGTTTTCTATGTGTGCAGCTCTGTATCCTGTCCCTTTGCCAGGAAAAATT GTCCCTGCAACAAATTGGCGCTTTTACCAGCAGCGAGGTGGCAGCTACAATCACGTTGAATGGAGTATTGTATATCCAG atccgcaatttatgCAAGATGGatatggtcgtgtacatgaggccttatgcagcaTTCCCTAACCGCAGAAGTTTCTGA
- the LOC120997690 gene encoding erythroferrone-like isoform X1, translating to MNADSKPVPLRCVLMTISMGVLLILLSACPACTHKNRGSKFEDASITVLPSVGIPVLTPPEQIDTTVEKLLRKGTGAQATKYSPKNSWLFFLKHSDRDAKNKKKGHEDSLRNHHSGPIGPPAPSRHHSHSINHVSRQKKLSQFLQLMSDVLLKQKDGEQSLAPVTIPTVLPTKVHAAFTCKTIGDIQVESGEMKELQNYQRHLLEGSFYRGAGLNSTSGRYTAPVTGLYAFFARLQIDFQKPAQHWDTPGFLCVQLCILSLCQEKLSLQQIGAFTSSEVAATITLNGVLYIQAGEYVSLFLENRIKSWLVLEKGSDFSGVLLGQ from the exons ATGAATGCAGACAGCAAGCCTGTTCCCCTGCGCTGTGTGCTCATGACTATTAGTATGGGGGTCCTTCTGATTCTTCTCAGCGCCTGTCCTGCTTGTACCCATAAGAACAGAGGATCTAAATTTGAG gaTGCCTCCATCACAGTTCTACCCTCAGTCGGGATACCTGTACTTACACCCCCAGAACAGATTGACACCACAGTAGAGAAGTTACTGAGGAAAGGGACAGGAGCACAAGCTACCAAATATTCCCCCAAGAACTCCTGGCTCTTTTTTCTCAAGCACTCTGACCGTGACgcaaaaaacaagaaaaagggACATGAGGACTCTCTGCGA AATCATCACTCGGGACCGATTGGCCCTCCAGCGCCTTCAAGACATCATAGTCATTCCATCAATCATGTCTCCAGGCAGAAGAAACTTTCGCAATTCCTGCAGCTCATGAGCG ATGTTCTCCTGAAACAGAAGGATGGCGAACAGTCTCTAGCTCCTGTAACTATTCCAACTGTGCTCCCTACAAAAGTGCATGCAGCCTTTACCTGTAAGACTATCGGAGATATCCAAGTGGAATCTGGAGAGATGAAGGAACTTCAGAATTACCAACGG CATCTTCTGGAGGGATCCTTTTACAGAGGAGCCGGCCTGAATTCAACCAGCGGTCGATATACCGCTCCAGTCACAGGTCTATATGCCTTCTTTGCAAGACTCCAGATTG ATTTTCAGAAACCGGCTCAGCACTGGGATACCCCGGGTTTTCTATGTGTGCAGCTCTGTATCCTGTCCCTTTGCCAGGAAAAATT GTCCCTGCAACAAATTGGCGCTTTTACCAGCAGCGAGGTGGCAGCTACAATCACGTTGAATGGAGTATTGTATATCCAG GCGGGCGAATACGTGTCACTTTTCTTGGAGAACAGGATAAAATCTTGGCTTGTGCTGGAGAAGGGCTCCGATTTCAGCGGTGTCCTCTTAGGACAGTGA